Proteins encoded in a region of the candidate division KSB1 bacterium genome:
- a CDS encoding site-specific DNA-methyltransferase, protein MTELIWEGKYDKDGKKTAPLRIALPFQTIETVNESAADRQKTLDLFAQGKPTEWRNRLIWGDKKYVLPSLLPEFAGKVNLIYIDPPFDTGADFSFSATIPDNPETEENETTTFTKQPSIIEQKAYRDTWGRGLDSYLQWFYETVVLLRELLAEDGSIYVHLDWRMIHYAKIIMDEIFGYENFRNMVIWKRATMSGAKAVGGQFGRNYDSILFYSKNSNVIFNRQYLEYSQDYIDKKFIYREKDGRRYRLQPKGTRSNQAIEELRKQGRIIESESGYIQIKFYLDEMKGVVLDDVWLDIQDIRTIQGEEKLNYPTQKPELLIERIIKTSSNEGDLVLDCFCGSGTTPAVAEKLNRRWIACDLGRFAIHTTRKRLLGIPGVRPFVVQNLGKYERQQWLGAEFQSAENKASVEQQYRHFILQLYHAVPLSGYTWLHGVKAGRLVHVSSVEAPVTITDIKNMVQEFWKIVGKESQLTSNGIDVLGWDFAFEINETAAQFAAANKVDLKFKKI, encoded by the coding sequence ATGACCGAACTGATCTGGGAGGGCAAATACGATAAAGACGGCAAGAAAACCGCACCATTAAGAATCGCCCTGCCGTTTCAAACCATTGAGACCGTGAATGAATCTGCTGCCGACCGCCAGAAAACTCTCGACCTATTTGCCCAGGGCAAGCCCACCGAATGGCGCAACCGACTGATCTGGGGCGATAAAAAATATGTGCTGCCCTCGCTACTGCCCGAATTTGCGGGCAAGGTGAATCTGATCTATATCGACCCGCCGTTCGATACGGGCGCTGATTTTTCCTTCTCCGCCACCATCCCTGATAATCCCGAAACCGAAGAAAATGAAACCACCACATTTACCAAGCAGCCGAGCATTATCGAACAAAAAGCCTATCGGGATACCTGGGGGCGGGGATTGGATTCGTACTTGCAGTGGTTTTATGAGACGGTTGTTTTGTTGAGGGAATTGTTAGCGGAAGATGGTTCAATTTATGTGCATTTGGATTGGCGAATGATTCATTATGCAAAGATTATAATGGACGAGATTTTTGGTTATGAAAATTTCAGAAATATGGTTATTTGGAAAAGAGCGACAATGAGTGGAGCAAAAGCTGTAGGTGGACAATTTGGAAGAAACTATGATAGTATATTATTTTATTCAAAAAATTCTAATGTAATTTTTAATAGACAATATCTCGAATATTCACAAGATTACATCGACAAAAAATTTATTTACAGAGAAAAAGATGGAAGAAGATATCGTTTACAGCCCAAGGGTACAAGATCAAATCAAGCAATTGAAGAGCTTAGAAAGCAAGGAAGAATAATTGAGAGTGAAAGCGGCTATATTCAAATAAAATTTTATCTTGATGAGATGAAAGGTGTAGTTTTAGATGATGTTTGGCTTGACATTCAAGATATTCGAACAATTCAAGGTGAGGAAAAATTAAATTATCCTACTCAAAAACCAGAGCTATTAATTGAACGAATAATTAAAACTAGTTCCAATGAAGGCGATCTTGTTTTAGACTGTTTCTGCGGCTCAGGCACCACGCCAGCCGTAGCCGAAAAGCTCAATCGCCGTTGGATCGCCTGTGACCTGGGCCGATTTGCCATTCACACCACTCGCAAGCGGCTGTTAGGTATTCCTGGGGTGAGGCCATTTGTGGTGCAAAACCTGGGCAAATATGAGCGCCAGCAATGGCTGGGCGCCGAGTTTCAGAGCGCCGAGAACAAGGCGTCGGTGGAACAGCAATACCGCCATTTTATCTTGCAGCTCTATCATGCCGTGCCGCTCAGCGGGTATACCTGGCTGCACGGCGTCAAGGCAGGCCGCTTGGTGCATGTCAGCTCCGTGGAGGCGCCTGTCACCATCACGGACATCAAAAATATGGTGCAGGAATTTTGGAAGATTGTGGGCAAAGAATCGCAGCTCACCAGCAACGGCATCGATGTGCTGGGCTGGGATTTTGCCTTTGAAATCAATGAGACCGCTGCCCAATTTGCTGCCGCCAATAAAGTGGATTTGAAGTTCAAAAAGATC
- a CDS encoding T9SS type A sorting domain-containing protein, with translation MIKQFWFLSIIFIAPATLLAQGSLLLVGGGGENYNDWSDEPYRWFVQQADSGKIINIDVDAVSDWYPQYFKSFGAATTSEAFRIPNRTVANDSATYFKLISASGIFIEGGDQWKYVDAWNGTLVEEAIHFVFQNGGAIGGTSAGLAVLGEVVFDAKFGTAYPEDVAYNPYHSRVHLTDDFLKILPNVLTDSHFHPRGRLARIVAMLARRIVDNGQADLMGVGVCENTAMGIDPAGNGTVFGDGTVTILYRSNNSKIDCKPGQPLTFTNIVFHELTRGAVFNFKTRTLVEPGPYLQPVTQFEINNQFSMVNLNGTDDNAPNLGSVVINGITSQQLAAWRGQLSQSVGENKVPNSVIIHKLLWENSRNETYYYENRWVGGIWGIAEKPGYRAIYLNGDSDRPEFNAVAQISEDGILAVNNGLVYVLDTQSATHYCTRYTRTGNRATNYRGLVNARLHCLKAGDQFDLNVQPSKVGIEKDGQFLPSFELHQNYPNPFNITTTIGFSLTAASFVKLAIFNIRGEIVTTIVSGILLPGDHRYVWNAEGFASGMYIYRIEVQNMVESRKLIFCGNFY, from the coding sequence ATGATAAAACAATTTTGGTTTTTATCGATCATCTTTATCGCCCCAGCCACCCTGTTGGCACAGGGCTCACTGCTGCTGGTCGGTGGCGGCGGAGAAAATTATAACGATTGGTCCGATGAGCCGTATCGTTGGTTCGTGCAGCAGGCTGATTCGGGCAAGATCATCAACATCGATGTCGATGCCGTGAGCGACTGGTATCCCCAGTATTTCAAGTCGTTCGGCGCAGCAACCACCTCCGAAGCCTTTCGCATCCCCAATCGGACTGTGGCCAATGACTCAGCAACCTATTTCAAATTGATCTCCGCCAGTGGTATTTTCATCGAAGGGGGAGATCAGTGGAAATATGTTGATGCCTGGAATGGCACGTTGGTGGAAGAGGCCATCCACTTCGTTTTCCAGAACGGCGGAGCGATCGGCGGTACCAGCGCGGGACTGGCAGTCCTGGGAGAGGTGGTATTCGATGCCAAATTCGGCACAGCCTATCCCGAAGATGTCGCCTATAATCCCTATCATTCCCGAGTTCATTTAACTGACGATTTTTTGAAAATCTTGCCAAATGTGTTGACCGACTCCCATTTTCATCCACGAGGGAGATTGGCTCGAATCGTAGCCATGCTCGCCCGGCGCATCGTAGATAATGGCCAAGCGGATCTCATGGGCGTCGGCGTTTGTGAAAATACCGCCATGGGCATCGATCCAGCGGGCAACGGCACAGTGTTCGGCGATGGCACCGTTACCATTCTGTATCGAAGCAATAATTCTAAGATCGACTGCAAACCGGGTCAGCCGCTCACGTTTACAAACATCGTGTTTCATGAATTGACCCGTGGTGCAGTATTCAATTTCAAGACCAGAACCCTGGTCGAGCCTGGTCCCTATTTGCAGCCAGTCACTCAGTTTGAAATCAACAATCAATTTTCTATGGTCAATTTGAACGGAACTGATGACAATGCTCCCAATCTGGGCAGCGTGGTAATCAATGGCATCACTAGCCAGCAACTGGCTGCATGGCGTGGCCAGCTCTCCCAATCCGTTGGCGAAAATAAAGTTCCCAATTCGGTCATCATCCACAAGCTCCTTTGGGAGAATTCGCGTAATGAAACCTATTATTACGAAAATCGCTGGGTCGGCGGAATCTGGGGGATTGCGGAGAAACCTGGTTATCGTGCCATTTATTTGAATGGCGACAGCGATCGCCCTGAATTCAATGCTGTTGCGCAAATCTCCGAAGATGGAATATTAGCAGTGAACAATGGCCTAGTCTATGTCCTCGACACCCAAAGCGCGACCCATTATTGTACCAGATATACCCGCACTGGCAATCGGGCTACCAATTATCGCGGTTTGGTCAACGCGCGACTGCATTGTTTGAAAGCTGGAGATCAGTTTGATCTGAACGTTCAACCATCAAAAGTTGGAATAGAAAAAGATGGCCAGTTTCTTCCATCCTTCGAGCTGCATCAAAACTACCCCAACCCATTCAACATCACAACCACCATTGGCTTCTCATTGACTGCAGCTTCTTTTGTAAAATTAGCGATCTTCAATATCCGGGGCGAAATTGTAACGACCATCGTTTCAGGAATACTTCTGCCAGGCGACCATCGCTATGTTTGGAATGCCGAAGGTTTTGCTTCTGGAATGTATATTTATCGGATCGAAGTGCAAAACATGGTTGAGTCGAGGAAACTAATTTTCTGCGGTAATTTTTATTGA
- the nhaC gene encoding Na+/H+ antiporter NhaC — MLSNGKHKQPSLFISLIPLITMGLFLGIGYGVLKIRAEVLLIGSAAVAGLLAKWLGFTWRELEQGIVESIRQAMPAMLIVICVGMLIGSWIASGTIPMLIFYGLKLISPKFFLVTACMVCSVISLVTGTSWGTVGTIGIAFIGIAQGLGIPLGAAAGAIVAGAYFGDKISPFSDTTNLAPIAAKSNLFDHVRHLLWTTTPAWIIGLTIYFVVGLQFEGPALPKEQLERILATLQMNFHFHILLLLPAVVVLYFAVRKLPTIPGMVAASALASLLALFFQKGSFQEILNAMTVGYTADTGVAEIDRLLSRGGMMSMMGVTLIAFCAFAFAGIVQKAGMLNVILDHLLKIVKSTGSLIASVVGSCVTVALITGSSFLSIIVPGELFAPAFKQRNLAAKNLSRTTEDSGTVVVPLIPWSMAGIYMSGTLGVATLDYAPWAFMCYLGVVFALIYGFTGFAIAPKVREDETIPGS; from the coding sequence TTGCTCAGCAATGGTAAACATAAACAACCTTCTCTTTTTATCAGCCTCATTCCCCTGATCACCATGGGGCTGTTTCTGGGCATTGGGTATGGTGTCCTGAAAATCAGGGCTGAGGTTTTATTAATCGGCTCGGCGGCAGTGGCAGGACTTCTGGCGAAATGGCTCGGCTTCACTTGGCGGGAGTTGGAGCAAGGTATCGTGGAGTCCATTCGCCAGGCCATGCCCGCTATGCTCATCGTCATCTGCGTCGGAATGTTGATCGGCTCCTGGATCGCTTCAGGCACCATCCCGATGCTGATCTTCTACGGCTTGAAACTCATTTCCCCGAAATTTTTTCTGGTCACCGCTTGTATGGTATGCAGCGTGATCTCGTTGGTCACGGGGACTTCTTGGGGAACGGTGGGCACCATCGGCATTGCATTTATCGGTATTGCTCAGGGGTTGGGCATCCCCCTGGGCGCAGCGGCTGGCGCTATCGTGGCGGGCGCTTATTTTGGCGACAAAATTTCTCCTTTTTCAGACACTACCAATCTCGCTCCCATTGCGGCCAAGAGCAATCTCTTCGATCATGTCCGCCATTTGCTTTGGACAACCACGCCTGCCTGGATCATCGGACTGACCATCTACTTTGTAGTTGGCCTTCAATTTGAGGGACCGGCGTTGCCAAAGGAGCAGCTCGAGCGAATCCTTGCAACGCTGCAAATGAACTTTCATTTTCATATTTTGCTGCTGCTGCCTGCTGTTGTGGTTTTATATTTTGCGGTGCGCAAATTGCCGACGATTCCAGGTATGGTGGCGGCGTCGGCACTGGCGTCGTTACTGGCGCTGTTTTTCCAAAAGGGATCATTTCAGGAAATTTTAAACGCCATGACCGTTGGGTACACTGCCGACACTGGTGTTGCTGAAATCGATCGATTGCTATCCCGTGGGGGTATGATGAGCATGATGGGTGTCACCCTCATTGCCTTTTGTGCTTTTGCCTTTGCCGGCATCGTGCAAAAGGCCGGCATGCTCAACGTCATTTTGGATCATCTTTTAAAGATCGTGAAAAGCACAGGCTCGTTGATCGCCAGCGTCGTCGGCAGTTGCGTCACCGTAGCGCTCATCACAGGCAGTTCGTTTCTTTCCATCATCGTTCCTGGTGAACTTTTTGCGCCAGCGTTCAAACAACGGAATTTGGCAGCCAAAAATTTATCCCGCACCACCGAAGATTCGGGTACGGTTGTAGTACCGCTCATCCCTTGGAGCATGGCGGGCATCTACATGTCCGGAACGCTGGGCGTCGCTACCCTCGACTATGCGCCCTGGGCGTTCATGTGCTATCTGGGAGTGGTCTTCGCCCTGATCTATGGCTTTACAGGTTTTGCCATCGCCCCGAAAGTTCGGGAGGATGAGACGATTCCGGGGAGTTGA
- a CDS encoding PorV/PorQ family protein, with amino-acid sequence MKYISRYLIFAVIVLVGTQLFARNPNLGTSGAQFLKIPISARAAGMGGAYVGVCQDATSVFWNPAGIAQSKTHSAHFSHTRWFDTFDVNAASYIYNGGSIGAFSVSMVYLGMDEMEVTTEFAPMGTGRFFDAMDLALGISYGRNLTDRFRVGLTARYIQQRIWNETANGISFDVGTQYQLPFRNLTIAMSMTNFGPDMRFDGPDLKVKYDEHPFFPNRLVPTRLETETYPLPLNFEFGLAMDLVKSPFAKAIVAIDAVHPNDNRERLHLGTEISFYDRIFFRGGYRLNHDDEQYNLGCGLTTFVSGVLMGIDYAYSVYEILPDVHRISFGISF; translated from the coding sequence ATGAAATACATTAGTCGATATTTGATCTTTGCAGTAATTGTGCTGGTGGGGACTCAGCTTTTTGCTCGAAACCCGAATTTAGGGACGAGCGGCGCGCAATTTTTGAAAATTCCGATCAGTGCCCGAGCGGCAGGGATGGGCGGTGCTTACGTTGGCGTCTGTCAGGATGCAACATCTGTCTTCTGGAATCCTGCTGGAATTGCCCAATCAAAAACCCATTCTGCCCATTTTTCTCATACCCGATGGTTCGATACTTTCGATGTCAATGCTGCCAGTTATATCTATAATGGAGGCAGTATTGGCGCTTTTTCGGTCAGTATGGTCTATTTGGGAATGGATGAAATGGAAGTGACCACGGAATTTGCGCCTATGGGCACTGGCCGATTTTTTGATGCTATGGATTTGGCGTTGGGAATCAGCTATGGCAGAAACCTTACTGATCGGTTTCGTGTCGGCCTCACCGCCAGATATATCCAACAGCGCATTTGGAATGAAACCGCTAATGGCATATCGTTCGATGTAGGCACGCAATATCAATTGCCCTTCCGAAATTTGACGATCGCCATGAGCATGACCAATTTTGGCCCCGACATGAGATTCGATGGTCCAGATCTGAAGGTCAAATACGATGAACACCCTTTTTTCCCGAACCGGCTTGTGCCAACACGGCTTGAGACTGAAACGTATCCCTTGCCGCTCAATTTCGAGTTTGGCCTTGCCATGGACCTGGTAAAATCGCCATTTGCCAAAGCGATTGTAGCCATCGATGCGGTTCATCCGAACGATAATCGCGAGCGGCTCCATCTTGGCACAGAAATCTCTTTCTACGATCGTATATTTTTTAGGGGTGGCTATCGGTTGAACCATGACGATGAACAATATAATTTGGGCTGTGGTCTAACAACCTTTGTCTCTGGGGTTCTTATGGGAATTGACTATGCTTATTCCGTTTATGAGATACTCCCAGATGTTCATCGGATCTCGTTTGGGATCAGCTTTTAA
- a CDS encoding TonB-dependent receptor, whose amino-acid sequence MKRIIIAAILLLPMNVIAGVTGKLAGKVVDATTGEPLVAANIQILGTNLGAASDLNGKFVILNIPPGVVTVRANYIGYEMQTIANVRINVDLTTTIEIKLKPATIDLEQEVVVVAERPLIQKDMTSTSAVIRRDEIEGLPVANFVEMLTLQAGVVNQEGSLHVRGGRSNEVAYMIDGMYVQDPLLGRMITQINNDAIQEMSLLSGTFNAEYGNALSGVVNIVTRDGGDQHSGSLEARTSQFGVDRYEKLGENRINGNIGGPLFTKKIKYFISGEKDDRDSYLPFGYDRSLTLFNKLSFSVFPNLKLVLSNRASKGKRQNYSHEYKYIPEQYLRSRRQSWQTVLSATHTLRPNLFYDLRASYLDQKYYSGVDKDTSEYLSTTQREYLSTAGNGYEFWQKADPLEIIDSRTRTADFKGDMVWQIEKINEVKLGLQYKKHWLKLFSIYDPKRNFPYINDYRIEPFEAAAYVQDKIEFPYLIINLGLRYDYFNANALFRKDPLNTSSPLIRVKSRSQLSPRIGIAHPVSEKTKLHFAYGHFFQNPEYQFLFENKQYDLNVREPLFGQPSLDAERTIAYEVGLSHQFSERIAAHLTAYYKDVTGLIGTRYYEAFMGNTGRYVGYTVYINEDYANIKGFEINVDVRPGKYFSGGLSYTFMIAKGSASSETEQYPGTQESTKLYYLNFDQRHNLSIDAMFRVPNNEGPSIFGLRLLQNTDYSIVLRASSGFPYTPTGRDIGFVDRNSLRMPGRYSIDLEIGKEFPLLYKVKGRAFVEILNLTDHRNILYVYGDTGEPDFTFVGGHSKEWMNDPSNFGPPRIIRLGMGLKF is encoded by the coding sequence ATGAAAAGAATCATAATCGCAGCTATACTGTTGCTGCCGATGAATGTGATAGCAGGTGTTACTGGAAAATTGGCTGGCAAGGTTGTTGATGCCACCACTGGTGAACCGTTGGTCGCAGCAAACATACAAATTCTCGGCACTAATTTGGGAGCCGCTTCAGATCTGAATGGCAAATTTGTGATTCTGAATATTCCACCTGGAGTGGTTACAGTCAGAGCCAATTATATCGGCTATGAGATGCAAACCATCGCCAATGTCAGGATCAATGTAGATTTAACCACAACCATTGAAATTAAATTAAAACCAGCCACGATCGATTTGGAACAAGAGGTCGTCGTTGTGGCAGAACGTCCATTGATCCAAAAAGATATGACCAGTACCAGCGCGGTGATCCGACGAGATGAAATCGAAGGGTTGCCAGTCGCAAATTTCGTGGAGATGCTTACGCTTCAAGCTGGCGTTGTCAATCAGGAGGGGAGTTTGCACGTGCGTGGTGGACGCTCTAATGAGGTGGCGTATATGATCGATGGCATGTACGTGCAAGATCCGCTGTTGGGCCGCATGATCACCCAAATCAATAACGACGCGATTCAGGAGATGAGCTTATTGAGCGGAACCTTCAATGCTGAATATGGCAATGCGCTTAGCGGTGTCGTCAATATCGTGACCCGCGACGGAGGCGATCAACATAGTGGAAGCCTTGAGGCGAGAACCAGCCAATTTGGGGTGGACCGATACGAGAAGTTGGGCGAAAACCGAATCAATGGCAATATCGGGGGACCGCTATTTACCAAAAAGATTAAATATTTTATTTCCGGGGAAAAGGACGACCGCGATAGCTATCTTCCATTTGGATATGATCGGAGCCTGACCCTATTTAATAAGTTGTCATTCTCGGTGTTCCCAAATTTGAAATTGGTCCTTTCAAATCGTGCCAGCAAAGGGAAACGCCAAAATTATAGTCATGAATACAAATATATCCCCGAACAATATTTGCGAAGTCGAAGGCAGAGCTGGCAGACCGTGCTTTCGGCCACGCATACTTTGCGCCCCAATTTATTCTACGATCTGCGCGCTTCCTACTTAGATCAGAAATATTATTCAGGTGTCGATAAGGATACATCCGAGTACTTGTCTACGACGCAACGAGAATATTTGAGCACCGCTGGAAACGGCTATGAATTCTGGCAAAAAGCAGATCCATTAGAAATCATCGATAGCCGGACCAGAACTGCCGATTTCAAGGGAGATATGGTGTGGCAAATTGAAAAAATCAACGAAGTCAAGCTCGGTCTGCAATATAAAAAGCACTGGCTTAAGCTATTCAGCATATATGATCCAAAGCGGAATTTCCCCTACATCAATGACTATCGAATTGAACCTTTTGAAGCTGCCGCTTATGTTCAAGATAAGATCGAATTTCCATATCTGATCATCAATCTCGGTTTACGATACGATTATTTTAACGCGAATGCTCTTTTCCGCAAGGACCCGTTGAATACCAGTTCTCCTTTGATCAGAGTCAAATCTCGATCTCAGCTCAGCCCGCGGATCGGGATTGCCCATCCCGTGTCCGAAAAAACGAAGCTACATTTTGCTTATGGGCATTTTTTTCAAAACCCGGAATATCAATTTCTTTTTGAGAATAAGCAATATGATCTGAACGTGCGTGAGCCGTTGTTCGGCCAGCCGAGTCTCGATGCCGAGCGAACCATTGCTTATGAAGTCGGTCTCTCCCATCAATTTTCAGAGCGGATCGCTGCACATCTTACAGCCTATTATAAAGACGTCACTGGATTGATCGGAACGCGTTATTACGAGGCGTTCATGGGGAATACGGGGCGTTATGTCGGCTATACCGTTTACATCAATGAAGATTATGCGAATATCAAAGGGTTCGAAATAAATGTCGATGTTCGGCCTGGCAAATATTTCTCTGGTGGGCTCAGCTACACGTTCATGATTGCCAAAGGCAGTGCTTCATCTGAAACCGAGCAATATCCAGGGACCCAGGAATCGACAAAATTGTACTATTTGAATTTCGATCAACGGCATAATCTGAGCATCGATGCAATGTTTCGAGTTCCGAATAATGAAGGGCCAAGCATTTTTGGTTTGAGACTGTTACAAAATACGGATTATAGCATCGTATTGAGAGCCAGCTCCGGATTTCCATACACGCCCACTGGAAGAGACATCGGCTTTGTGGATCGAAATTCGCTTCGAATGCCAGGGCGCTACTCGATCGATTTAGAGATTGGTAAAGAATTTCCATTGTTGTACAAAGTGAAAGGTCGGGCGTTTGTCGAAATCCTGAACCTCACTGATCATCGCAATATCCTTTATGTGTACGGTGATACCGGAGAACCAGATTTCACCTTCGTTGGCGGGCACTCGAAAGAGTGGATGAATGATCCTTCAAATTTTGGGCCGCCTCGGATTATCCGATTGGGAATGGGACTGAAATTTTAA
- a CDS encoding T9SS type A sorting domain-containing protein gives MSSKATNLMLCLLLLIGLLSTQVQAQITFNTGKIGVRLSNAGSIRLYAPSTNDARQLDRINIIAALSEKAVCDYNEDQDAVISAFQVATPTLADIEAVAIYDNSYSNLPPDVTFKVHVYAWNDKSYLIARYTVINDSSAEVTLYLGLVTVPRIAGNYGGETNKYNADHRIAYCYREGETPHAGLRLLSKEPYSYHALDWSVYSPADPNSDAATDSTRYHMTADPGFDTTITAGGDGSIYSLNAGPYTIAPGDSVILTYAIAFADIESDLFAAADSAQKKYDNILVSVEGSPLANMPGSFSLGQNYPNPFNPTTTIRFDLSQDATIELAIYNLQGQLVNVIASGDFKAGSHFVTWDGRDSDGKEVSSGIYIYRLNGDQTAQNKKMLLVR, from the coding sequence ATGTCATCAAAAGCTACAAATCTCATGTTGTGTCTGCTCCTGCTGATAGGGCTGTTGAGCACGCAGGTCCAGGCACAAATTACTTTTAACACTGGAAAAATCGGCGTCCGATTGAGCAATGCAGGTAGCATCCGCTTATATGCCCCATCCACCAATGACGCTCGACAATTGGATCGCATTAATATCATTGCAGCGTTGTCGGAGAAAGCGGTGTGCGATTACAACGAGGACCAGGATGCGGTGATTTCAGCATTTCAGGTGGCAACACCCACACTTGCTGATATTGAGGCAGTCGCCATTTACGACAATAGTTACTCCAATTTGCCCCCTGATGTGACATTTAAGGTTCACGTTTATGCTTGGAATGACAAGTCGTACCTGATCGCCAGATACACAGTGATCAATGACTCGTCAGCAGAAGTGACGTTGTATCTTGGGCTCGTCACAGTGCCACGAATTGCAGGAAATTATGGCGGTGAAACGAATAAATATAACGCTGACCATCGTATCGCCTACTGTTATCGAGAAGGAGAAACCCCGCATGCTGGTTTGCGGCTGTTATCCAAAGAACCGTATTCCTATCATGCACTGGATTGGTCAGTTTATTCGCCAGCCGATCCCAATTCTGATGCCGCGACAGATTCGACGCGCTATCACATGACTGCCGACCCTGGTTTTGATACGACCATCACGGCTGGAGGTGATGGCTCAATTTATAGTTTAAATGCTGGTCCCTATACGATTGCTCCAGGTGATTCTGTTATTCTAACCTATGCAATCGCCTTCGCCGATATCGAAAGCGATTTGTTTGCAGCAGCCGATTCAGCCCAGAAAAAATATGATAATATCCTGGTTTCTGTTGAGGGATCACCCCTTGCTAATATGCCAGGATCATTTTCATTAGGTCAAAATTATCCTAATCCGTTCAATCCAACAACGACCATTCGGTTTGATCTTAGCCAGGATGCTACCATCGAATTGGCGATTTACAATTTGCAGGGACAACTTGTCAACGTCATTGCTTCGGGAGATTTCAAAGCCGGTTCGCATTTCGTCACCTGGGATGGAAGAGATAGCGATGGAAAAGAAGTCAGTTCTGGGATCTATATTTATCGCCTGAATGGCGACCAAACCGCGCAGAACAAAAAGATGTTGTTGGTGCGTTAA
- a CDS encoding TIGR00366 family protein — protein MKAKFTFNTLVMIYAIVILVAALTWIIPGGEYQREFRNGRTLVVPESFRYIANQPQGIAAILLAPIKGFIQAAQIIVFLFIIGGTFKVIEMTGAISASVQKLAIFFSSKKHLQKFFIPVTMLFFSLGGTLFGMCEETMPFVLIFIPLALSLGYDSLVGTAIPFLGAAAGFAGAVFNPFTVGIAQGIAELPMYSGMEYRLFVWVLSTIFMTAFVMRYASKVKANPKLSPVYELDQQRKHSLHLDNSAQITFSLNHKLVLFAFVAAMILLVYGVLTYHWYINEIAALFLGLGIVSGVLGKLSVNEITESLKAGAKDMMGVALIIACAKAILVVATDGKILDVMLYSLANVITRFHKIFAAQTMFITQAIINFFVHSGSGQAALTMPVMAPLADVIGISRQTAVLAFVFGEGWINPMLPTSGVTMGVLGLAGISWEKWAKWLLPIQIFFFILALLLLIPPVVFHWQ, from the coding sequence ATGAAGGCCAAATTCACTTTTAATACCCTGGTCATGATTTACGCGATCGTGATCCTGGTAGCAGCATTGACTTGGATCATTCCTGGCGGGGAGTATCAGCGCGAATTTCGGAACGGCCGCACGCTGGTGGTGCCCGAATCATTCAGATATATTGCCAATCAACCACAGGGAATTGCTGCCATTTTGTTAGCTCCGATCAAAGGATTCATTCAAGCTGCACAGATTATCGTATTCCTATTTATCATCGGGGGAACATTTAAGGTCATCGAAATGACTGGAGCGATCTCGGCATCGGTACAAAAACTGGCAATCTTTTTTTCCAGCAAAAAGCATTTGCAGAAATTTTTTATTCCAGTGACCATGCTATTTTTTTCACTAGGAGGTACCCTATTCGGCATGTGTGAAGAAACGATGCCCTTTGTGCTGATCTTTATTCCGCTGGCTTTATCTTTGGGCTACGATTCCCTGGTCGGGACAGCTATTCCATTTCTAGGGGCTGCCGCTGGGTTTGCAGGCGCGGTGTTCAATCCATTCACCGTTGGCATCGCGCAAGGGATTGCCGAGCTGCCCATGTATTCGGGGATGGAGTATCGTCTTTTCGTCTGGGTGCTGAGCACGATTTTCATGACCGCATTTGTCATGCGATATGCTTCCAAGGTCAAGGCTAATCCAAAGCTTAGCCCGGTGTATGAGCTTGATCAGCAACGGAAGCATTCTTTGCATTTGGATAATTCGGCTCAAATCACATTTTCGCTGAATCACAAATTGGTGCTCTTCGCTTTTGTTGCAGCGATGATCCTCCTGGTTTATGGGGTCCTCACGTATCACTGGTATATCAACGAGATTGCAGCGCTGTTTCTTGGGCTGGGGATCGTCTCTGGGGTGCTGGGGAAATTATCGGTAAATGAGATAACTGAGAGCTTGAAAGCAGGCGCGAAGGATATGATGGGTGTGGCATTGATTATCGCCTGTGCGAAAGCCATTCTCGTTGTTGCAACCGATGGGAAAATCTTGGATGTGATGCTCTACAGTTTGGCCAATGTGATCACTCGGTTTCATAAGATATTTGCCGCTCAAACCATGTTTATCACCCAAGCGATCATCAATTTCTTTGTTCATTCTGGCTCAGGCCAAGCGGCATTGACCATGCCAGTGATGGCGCCGTTGGCCGATGTGATCGGCATATCCCGGCAGACCGCGGTGCTGGCGTTCGTCTTCGGCGAGGGCTGGATCAATCCCATGCTCCCAACATCTGGTGTGACGATGGGGGTGCTGGGGCTAGCTGGTATTTCTTGGGAAAAATGGGCGAAATGGCTGTTGCCGATTCAGATTTTCTTTTTCATTCTTGCCCTTTTGCTATTGATTCCACCTGTGGTTTTTCATTGGCAGTGA